One genomic segment of Vespa crabro chromosome 3, iyVesCrab1.2, whole genome shotgun sequence includes these proteins:
- the LOC124422438 gene encoding peptidyl-prolyl cis-trans isomerase FKBP4 isoform X2 has product MVAVDISPAKNGGILKEILKEGVGDELPITGGKVTVHYTGTLLDGTKFDSSRDRNEPFKFNLGMSNVIKAWDIGVATMKKGEIAMLTCAPEYAYGETGSPPKIQPNTTLKFEIEMIDWSGEDLSPDKDGSIERLQITPGKDYVTPRDRSLVNIHLTGMYKDEVFEDRDVQFCLGEGEDVGIVRGVEKALESFKSGEKSKLKIKSKYAFKKEGKPEFNIPPNADVEYIVELKSFEKAVESWSLNGSQKIEQAKLLKDKGTNYFKNGKYNLATKMYKKVLDFLCYDKNFENELKAESDSLLLSTHLNLALCYLKTDQNVEAKDACLEALKLDPHNEKAYFRRGQAYLALASPEIAINDFEKVLKIEPKNIAASKQIIVCNNLIKKQLAKEKKLYANMFDKFAQEDKQ; this is encoded by the exons ATGGTTGCTGTAGATATTTCTCCTGCAAAAAATGGCGGTATTCTTAAAGAAATCCTTAAAGAAGGTGTTGGTGATGAACTTCCAATAACAGGTGGAAAAGTAACAGTACATTATACTGGAACATTGTTAGATGGAACTAAATTTGATTCTAGCAGAGATCGCAATGAACcattcaaatttaatttgGGTATGTCAAATGTTATTAAAGCTTGGGATATAGGTGTAGCTACAATGAAAAAAGGTGAAATCGCAATGTTAACATGTGCTCCTGAATATGCATATGGAGAAACTGGTAGTCCTCCAAAAATTCAACCTAATACAACTCTTAAGTTtgag ATAGAAATGATTGATTGGTCAGGAGAGGATTTAAGTCCTGATAAAGATGGAAGCATTGAAAGACTTCAAATTACTCCAGGGAAAGATTATGTTACTCCTCGTGATAGATCATTAGTAAACA taCATTTGACTGGAATGTACAAGGATGAAGTTTTTGAAGATAGAGATGTACAATTTTGTcttggagaaggagaagatgtAGGAATTGTAAGGGGTGTAGAAAAAGCCCTTGAAAGTTTCAAAAGTGGAGAAAAATCTaaacttaaaataaaaagtaaatatgcATTTAAGAAGGAAGGTAAACCTGAATTTAATATTCCACCAAATGCAGACGTGGAGTATATTGTAGAATTAAAAAGCTTTGAAAAG gCTGTAGAAAGTTGGTCTTTAAATGGATCTCAAAAAATAGAGCAAGCCAAACTtttgaaagataaaggaacgaattacttcaaaaatggaaaatacaaTCTAGCTACTAAAATGTACAAAAAAGTGTTGGATTTTTTATgctatgataaaaattttgaaaacgaACTTAAAGCAGAGAGCGACAGTCTTCTTTTATCCACACATTTGAATCTTGCATTGTGCTATTTAAAAACTGATCAAAATGTTGAAGCTAAAGATGCATGCTTAGAAGCTTTAAAGTTAGATCCACATAATGAAAAAGCATATTTTAGAAGAGGACAAGCTTATCTTGCACTTGCATCACCTGAAATAGCAATTaatgattttgaaaaagtattaaaaatagaacCAAAAAATATAGCTGCTTCAAAACAAATTATAGtttgtaataatcttattaagaAACAACtagcgaaagaaaagaaactttatGCAAATATGTTTGATAAATTTGCACAAGAAGACAAACAG TAA
- the LOC124422438 gene encoding FK506-binding protein 59 isoform X1 yields MVAVDISPAKNGGILKEILKEGVGDELPITGGKVTVHYTGTLLDGTKFDSSRDRNEPFKFNLGMSNVIKAWDIGVATMKKGEIAMLTCAPEYAYGETGSPPKIQPNTTLKFEIEMIDWSGEDLSPDKDGSIERLQITPGKDYVTPRDRSLVNIHLTGMYKDEVFEDRDVQFCLGEGEDVGIVRGVEKALESFKSGEKSKLKIKSKYAFKKEGKPEFNIPPNADVEYIVELKSFEKAVESWSLNGSQKIEQAKLLKDKGTNYFKNGKYNLATKMYKKVLDFLCYDKNFENELKAESDSLLLSTHLNLALCYLKTDQNVEAKDACLEALKLDPHNEKAYFRRGQAYLALASPEIAINDFEKVLKIEPKNIAASKQIIVCNNLIKKQLAKEKKLYANMFDKFAQEDKQKEEEKLRQQPDVMRGALGEWGQEERPGGRDATAFEKENPNILMLNANGTGEFQNM; encoded by the exons ATGGTTGCTGTAGATATTTCTCCTGCAAAAAATGGCGGTATTCTTAAAGAAATCCTTAAAGAAGGTGTTGGTGATGAACTTCCAATAACAGGTGGAAAAGTAACAGTACATTATACTGGAACATTGTTAGATGGAACTAAATTTGATTCTAGCAGAGATCGCAATGAACcattcaaatttaatttgGGTATGTCAAATGTTATTAAAGCTTGGGATATAGGTGTAGCTACAATGAAAAAAGGTGAAATCGCAATGTTAACATGTGCTCCTGAATATGCATATGGAGAAACTGGTAGTCCTCCAAAAATTCAACCTAATACAACTCTTAAGTTtgag ATAGAAATGATTGATTGGTCAGGAGAGGATTTAAGTCCTGATAAAGATGGAAGCATTGAAAGACTTCAAATTACTCCAGGGAAAGATTATGTTACTCCTCGTGATAGATCATTAGTAAACA taCATTTGACTGGAATGTACAAGGATGAAGTTTTTGAAGATAGAGATGTACAATTTTGTcttggagaaggagaagatgtAGGAATTGTAAGGGGTGTAGAAAAAGCCCTTGAAAGTTTCAAAAGTGGAGAAAAATCTaaacttaaaataaaaagtaaatatgcATTTAAGAAGGAAGGTAAACCTGAATTTAATATTCCACCAAATGCAGACGTGGAGTATATTGTAGAATTAAAAAGCTTTGAAAAG gCTGTAGAAAGTTGGTCTTTAAATGGATCTCAAAAAATAGAGCAAGCCAAACTtttgaaagataaaggaacgaattacttcaaaaatggaaaatacaaTCTAGCTACTAAAATGTACAAAAAAGTGTTGGATTTTTTATgctatgataaaaattttgaaaacgaACTTAAAGCAGAGAGCGACAGTCTTCTTTTATCCACACATTTGAATCTTGCATTGTGCTATTTAAAAACTGATCAAAATGTTGAAGCTAAAGATGCATGCTTAGAAGCTTTAAAGTTAGATCCACATAATGAAAAAGCATATTTTAGAAGAGGACAAGCTTATCTTGCACTTGCATCACCTGAAATAGCAATTaatgattttgaaaaagtattaaaaatagaacCAAAAAATATAGCTGCTTCAAAACAAATTATAGtttgtaataatcttattaagaAACAACtagcgaaagaaaagaaactttatGCAAATATGTTTGATAAATTTGCACAAGAAGACAAACAG aaggaggaggagaagctGCGACAACAACCCGATGTAATGCGTGGAGCTCTGGGTGAATGGGGACAAGAAGAAAGGCCTGGAGGTAGAGATGCAACTGCctttgaaaaggaaaatccAAATATTCTCATGCTTAATGCTAACGGAACAGGAGAATTTCAAAATATGTAA
- the LOC124422475 gene encoding clathrin light chain isoform X1 yields the protein MDAFGDNFVNDTEVDPAAEFLAREQDQLAGLEDEIPPVSMAIPATSTNGEVEDLSGNFGSLKIGPGSDVEGSFEIIDTIGQTTESQTLPALDTVASAPPVKEEPEKIRKWREEQKTRLEEKDAEEEKKKEEWREAAKKELEEWYKHHAEAISKTKTTNRESAKNAEKQFVAEADEVEPGTEWERIAKLCDFNPKSSRTSKDVSRMRSIILQLKQTPPAPVNV from the exons ATGGATGCTTTTGGTGACAATTTTGTAAACGATACGGAAGTAGATCCTGCCGCAGAATTTCTAGCAAGAGAACAAGATCAATTAGCAGGATTAGAAGATGAGATTCCTCCTGTCTCTATGGCTATCCCAGCTACATCTACTAATGGAGAAg taGAGGATTTATCTGGAAATTTTGGCAGTTTAAAAATTGGTCCAGGTAGTGATGTTGAAGGTAGTTTCGAAATTATAGATACAATTGGACAGACCACTGAATCTCAAACACTACCTGCTCTAG ATACAGTAGCATCAGCACCACCAGTAAAAGAGGAACCAGAAAAGATACGAAAATGGAGAGAAGAACAGAAAACACGTCTTGAAGAAAAAG atgctgaagaagaaaagaaaaaagaagaatggagAGAAGCTGCAAAGAAAGAATTAGAAGAATGGTATAAGCATCATGCAGAGGCAATTAGCAAAACCAAAACAACTAACag GGAATCAGCCAA GAATGCAGAGAAGCAATTCGTTGCAGAAGCTGACGAAGTGGAGCCTGGTACAGAGTGGGAACGTATCGCGAAGCTATGTGATTTCAATCCTAAATCATCTCGTACTTCCAAAGATGTATCTCGAATGCGTTCAATTATTTTGCAATTAAAGCAGACACCACCTGCTCCTGTTAATGTTTGA
- the LOC124422475 gene encoding clathrin light chain isoform X3 codes for MDAFGDNFVNDTEVDPAAEFLAREQDQLAGLEDEIPPVSMAIPATSTNGEVEDLSGNFGSLKIGPGSDVEGSFEIIDTIGQTTESQTLPALDTVASAPPVKEEPEKIRKWREEQKTRLEEKDAEEEKKKEEWREAAKKELEEWYKHHAEAISKTKTTNRNAEKQFVAEADEVEPGTEWERIAKLCDFNPKSSRTSKDVSRMRSIILQLKQTPPAPVNV; via the exons ATGGATGCTTTTGGTGACAATTTTGTAAACGATACGGAAGTAGATCCTGCCGCAGAATTTCTAGCAAGAGAACAAGATCAATTAGCAGGATTAGAAGATGAGATTCCTCCTGTCTCTATGGCTATCCCAGCTACATCTACTAATGGAGAAg taGAGGATTTATCTGGAAATTTTGGCAGTTTAAAAATTGGTCCAGGTAGTGATGTTGAAGGTAGTTTCGAAATTATAGATACAATTGGACAGACCACTGAATCTCAAACACTACCTGCTCTAG ATACAGTAGCATCAGCACCACCAGTAAAAGAGGAACCAGAAAAGATACGAAAATGGAGAGAAGAACAGAAAACACGTCTTGAAGAAAAAG atgctgaagaagaaaagaaaaaagaagaatggagAGAAGCTGCAAAGAAAGAATTAGAAGAATGGTATAAGCATCATGCAGAGGCAATTAGCAAAACCAAAACAACTAACag GAATGCAGAGAAGCAATTCGTTGCAGAAGCTGACGAAGTGGAGCCTGGTACAGAGTGGGAACGTATCGCGAAGCTATGTGATTTCAATCCTAAATCATCTCGTACTTCCAAAGATGTATCTCGAATGCGTTCAATTATTTTGCAATTAAAGCAGACACCACCTGCTCCTGTTAATGTTTGA
- the LOC124422475 gene encoding clathrin light chain isoform X2: MDAFGDNFVNDTEVDPAAEFLAREQDQLAGLEDEIPPVSMAIPATSTNGEEDLSGNFGSLKIGPGSDVEGSFEIIDTIGQTTESQTLPALDTVASAPPVKEEPEKIRKWREEQKTRLEEKDAEEEKKKEEWREAAKKELEEWYKHHAEAISKTKTTNRESAKNAEKQFVAEADEVEPGTEWERIAKLCDFNPKSSRTSKDVSRMRSIILQLKQTPPAPVNV; this comes from the exons ATGGATGCTTTTGGTGACAATTTTGTAAACGATACGGAAGTAGATCCTGCCGCAGAATTTCTAGCAAGAGAACAAGATCAATTAGCAGGATTAGAAGATGAGATTCCTCCTGTCTCTATGGCTATCCCAGCTACATCTACTAATGGAGAAg AGGATTTATCTGGAAATTTTGGCAGTTTAAAAATTGGTCCAGGTAGTGATGTTGAAGGTAGTTTCGAAATTATAGATACAATTGGACAGACCACTGAATCTCAAACACTACCTGCTCTAG ATACAGTAGCATCAGCACCACCAGTAAAAGAGGAACCAGAAAAGATACGAAAATGGAGAGAAGAACAGAAAACACGTCTTGAAGAAAAAG atgctgaagaagaaaagaaaaaagaagaatggagAGAAGCTGCAAAGAAAGAATTAGAAGAATGGTATAAGCATCATGCAGAGGCAATTAGCAAAACCAAAACAACTAACag GGAATCAGCCAA GAATGCAGAGAAGCAATTCGTTGCAGAAGCTGACGAAGTGGAGCCTGGTACAGAGTGGGAACGTATCGCGAAGCTATGTGATTTCAATCCTAAATCATCTCGTACTTCCAAAGATGTATCTCGAATGCGTTCAATTATTTTGCAATTAAAGCAGACACCACCTGCTCCTGTTAATGTTTGA
- the LOC124422815 gene encoding transmembrane protein 62-like isoform X1 has product MKIAKSTVALLIFVLMLSIFVANVADLINVDSHISDNTLSCKGIEPVWLQPKLYQIRESPDHLIWFIQITDIHISIFQDPGRIIELEEFCNITVKSIMPSVVLASGDLTDAKSKDRMGSNQILQEWKYYRNILENTNVTEKTLWLDVRGNHDNFNVVSLESKNNYYSNYSIQGKKYPKSYIYKVTVGSETYSFIAIDACLKPGPKRPFNFVGVLDEQELKKIQELVNISKENNADYIVWFGHYPTSCILSQSDTSIRNIIGKYKESMVYLCGHYHTLGGSVPNMYTTQQAGFLELELADWKDNRMYRLAAIDHGQFSFIDMKHQDWPVVLITNPKHALYMMPRKENVNSIIKSTHIRILAFSTVPIKSVEVQLNNKSWLRCKNVKGPLYAVKWNASEYSNGIHHIQVRVIDEKGREKIIMQPFSLDGSRLSFGFLPRLILMSNVSRIFQFLFGSVLVLIVAPLCVFRFLHILCEAKRMSRPRIRVKFFRWWIRKLWILSTIDRLFFPLVLYALYLIVGPWAIGEVIENHIGIIFAWGTFVGNSFLPGAFTYAYGFFQLFSFHLPLMLLLAHQADKRLQNTERTYKKSSKLYLVLQNVPIILLIIMQVNMAYFFWLAYGTLATILCPLRTWSVLLALILWYQVNAMPQACFRSALSIWSGHA; this is encoded by the exons ATGAAAATAGCTAAATCAACCGTGGCTCTTCTAATCtttgtattaatgttatcaatTTTTGTGGCAAATGTTGCCGATCTAATTAATGTTGATTCTCATATATCAGATAATACCTTATCATGCAAAGGCATAGAACCGGTATGGCTACAACCAAAGTTATATCAAATTAGGGAATCACCAGATCATTTAATATGGTTTATTCAG ATAACAGACATACATATAAGCATATTTCAAGATCCTGgaagaataatagaattagAAGAATTTTGCAATATAACAGTAAAATCTATTATGCCTTCAGTTGTCCTTGCATCag GTGATTTAACTGATGCAAAAAGTAAAGATAGAATGGGTTCTAATCAAATATTGCAAGAGTGGAAATATTACAGGAACATATTAGAAAACACAAATGTTACAGAAAAAACATTATGGCTAGATGTTAGGGGAAACCATG ataattttaatgttgTTAGTCttgaatcaaaaaataattattattcaaactaTTCTATCCAAGGGAAAAAATATccaaaatcatatatatataaagtgacTGTTGGCTCTGAAACATACTCATTTATTGCTATTGATGCTTGTTTGAAACCTGGCCCAAAGAGACCATTTAATTTTGTTGGTGTTTTGGATGaacaagaattaaaaaagatacaagaattagtaaatatatccaaagaaaataatgcagATTATATTGTTTGGTTTGGACATTATCCAACCTCATGTATATTATCTCAATCTGATACAAGTATCAGAAATATTATAG GCAAATATAAAGAAAGCATGGTATATTTATGTGGACACTATCATACTCTTGGTGGTTCAGTTCCAAATATGTACACAACACAACAAGCTGGATTTCTTGAACTAGAATTGGCAGATTGGAAAGACAATagaat gTATCGCCTTGCAGCAATAGACCATGGACAGTTCTCATTTATTGATATGAAACATCAAGATTGGCCTGTAGTATTGATTACCAATCCAAAGCATGCTCTATATATGATGCCTCGAAAGGAAAAtgtaaattctattattaagtCTACACACATaag aatattagCATTTTCAACAGTACCAATAAAAAGTGTGGAAGTtcagttaaataataaatcttggTTACGATGTAAGAACGTAAAAGGACCACTGTATGCTGTAAAATGGAATGCTTCAGAGTATAGCAATGGAATTCATCATATTCAA GTTCGCGTAAtagatgaaaaaggaagagaaaaaattattatgcaaCCTTTTTCACTTGATGGATCACGATTATCTTTTGGTTTTCTACCTAGACTGATTCTTATGTCTAATGTCAGTCGTATT TTTCAGTTTCTGTTTGGAAGTGTACTTGTATTGATAGTAGCACCTTTGTGTGTATTTCGCTTTCTTCATATACTTTGTGAAg CAAAGCGTATGTCACGTCCAAGGATACGTGTAAAGTTTTTCCGCTGGTGGATTAGGaaattatggatattatctactattgatcgtttatttttccctttggTCCTTTATgctttatatttaattgttg GTCCATGGGCGATTGGTGAGGTGATAGAAAATCATATAGGCATAATATTTGCATGGGGTACATTTGTTGGAAATTCATTTTTGCCTGGTGCTTTTACTTATGCATATGGatttttccaattattttcttttcatttaccTCTTATGTTACTTTTGGCTCATCAAGCAGATAAAAG atTGCAAAACACGGAaagaacatataaaaaatcatcTAAACTTTATTTGGTTTTGCAAAATGTACCAATTATACTTTTGATTATAATGCAAGTAAATATGGCTTACTTTTTCTGGCTAGCATATGGAACACTAGCCACTATTTTATGTCCTTTGCGCACATGGAGTGTTTTATTAGCATTAATACTATGGTATCAAGTCAATGCAATGCCTCAAGCATGTTTTAG aTCAGCATTATCGATATGGTCTGGCCATGCTTAA
- the LOC124422815 gene encoding transmembrane protein 62-like isoform X2 codes for MVYSDNRHTYKHISRSWKNNRIRRILQYNSKIYYAFSCPCIRICNIGDLTDAKSKDRMGSNQILQEWKYYRNILENTNVTEKTLWLDVRGNHDNFNVVSLESKNNYYSNYSIQGKKYPKSYIYKVTVGSETYSFIAIDACLKPGPKRPFNFVGVLDEQELKKIQELVNISKENNADYIVWFGHYPTSCILSQSDTSIRNIIGKYKESMVYLCGHYHTLGGSVPNMYTTQQAGFLELELADWKDNRMYRLAAIDHGQFSFIDMKHQDWPVVLITNPKHALYMMPRKENVNSIIKSTHIRILAFSTVPIKSVEVQLNNKSWLRCKNVKGPLYAVKWNASEYSNGIHHIQVRVIDEKGREKIIMQPFSLDGSRLSFGFLPRLILMSNVSRIFQFLFGSVLVLIVAPLCVFRFLHILCEAKRMSRPRIRVKFFRWWIRKLWILSTIDRLFFPLVLYALYLIVGPWAIGEVIENHIGIIFAWGTFVGNSFLPGAFTYAYGFFQLFSFHLPLMLLLAHQADKRLQNTERTYKKSSKLYLVLQNVPIILLIIMQVNMAYFFWLAYGTLATILCPLRTWSVLLALILWYQVNAMPQACFRSALSIWSGHA; via the exons ATGGTTTATTCAG ATAACAGACATACATATAAGCATATTTCAAGATCCTGgaagaataatagaattagAAGAATTTTGCAATATAACAGTAAAATCTATTATGCCTTCAGTTGTCCTTGCATCag AATCTGTAATATAGGTGATTTAACTGATGCAAAAAGTAAAGATAGAATGGGTTCTAATCAAATATTGCAAGAGTGGAAATATTACAGGAACATATTAGAAAACACAAATGTTACAGAAAAAACATTATGGCTAGATGTTAGGGGAAACCATG ataattttaatgttgTTAGTCttgaatcaaaaaataattattattcaaactaTTCTATCCAAGGGAAAAAATATccaaaatcatatatatataaagtgacTGTTGGCTCTGAAACATACTCATTTATTGCTATTGATGCTTGTTTGAAACCTGGCCCAAAGAGACCATTTAATTTTGTTGGTGTTTTGGATGaacaagaattaaaaaagatacaagaattagtaaatatatccaaagaaaataatgcagATTATATTGTTTGGTTTGGACATTATCCAACCTCATGTATATTATCTCAATCTGATACAAGTATCAGAAATATTATAG GCAAATATAAAGAAAGCATGGTATATTTATGTGGACACTATCATACTCTTGGTGGTTCAGTTCCAAATATGTACACAACACAACAAGCTGGATTTCTTGAACTAGAATTGGCAGATTGGAAAGACAATagaat gTATCGCCTTGCAGCAATAGACCATGGACAGTTCTCATTTATTGATATGAAACATCAAGATTGGCCTGTAGTATTGATTACCAATCCAAAGCATGCTCTATATATGATGCCTCGAAAGGAAAAtgtaaattctattattaagtCTACACACATaag aatattagCATTTTCAACAGTACCAATAAAAAGTGTGGAAGTtcagttaaataataaatcttggTTACGATGTAAGAACGTAAAAGGACCACTGTATGCTGTAAAATGGAATGCTTCAGAGTATAGCAATGGAATTCATCATATTCAA GTTCGCGTAAtagatgaaaaaggaagagaaaaaattattatgcaaCCTTTTTCACTTGATGGATCACGATTATCTTTTGGTTTTCTACCTAGACTGATTCTTATGTCTAATGTCAGTCGTATT TTTCAGTTTCTGTTTGGAAGTGTACTTGTATTGATAGTAGCACCTTTGTGTGTATTTCGCTTTCTTCATATACTTTGTGAAg CAAAGCGTATGTCACGTCCAAGGATACGTGTAAAGTTTTTCCGCTGGTGGATTAGGaaattatggatattatctactattgatcgtttatttttccctttggTCCTTTATgctttatatttaattgttg GTCCATGGGCGATTGGTGAGGTGATAGAAAATCATATAGGCATAATATTTGCATGGGGTACATTTGTTGGAAATTCATTTTTGCCTGGTGCTTTTACTTATGCATATGGatttttccaattattttcttttcatttaccTCTTATGTTACTTTTGGCTCATCAAGCAGATAAAAG atTGCAAAACACGGAaagaacatataaaaaatcatcTAAACTTTATTTGGTTTTGCAAAATGTACCAATTATACTTTTGATTATAATGCAAGTAAATATGGCTTACTTTTTCTGGCTAGCATATGGAACACTAGCCACTATTTTATGTCCTTTGCGCACATGGAGTGTTTTATTAGCATTAATACTATGGTATCAAGTCAATGCAATGCCTCAAGCATGTTTTAG aTCAGCATTATCGATATGGTCTGGCCATGCTTAA
- the LOC124422581 gene encoding NADH dehydrogenase [ubiquinone] 1 subunit C2 produces the protein MSTNPNIQWALDILTPDPDYKPSLWEKYGMLVGTPIVLVAGACFRNSFLKRPLHAGLQVHIALTVIGLAAGYKMHEFVDNHSAKRDQMLRHYVMLHPEDFPPPERKKWGEVFEPWYPIR, from the exons atgagCACTAATCCTAATATTCAATGGGCCTTGGATATACTTACACCCGATCCTGATTATAAACCTTCTCTTTGGGAAAAATATGGAATGTTAGTTGGAACGCCAATAGTATTGGTTGCAGGAGCATGTTTCCGAAATTCATTTCTGAAAAGACCCTTACATGCAg GTCTTCAGGTACATATTGCACTAACAGTAATAGGTCTTGCAGCAGGATATAAAATGCATGAGTTTGTTGATAACCACTCTGCAAAAAGAGATCAGATGCTTCGTCATTATGTTATGTTGCATCCAGAAGATTTTCCTCCGCCTG AACGTAAAAAGTGGGGTGAAGTGTTTGAACCTTGGTATCCAattcgttaa
- the LOC124422579 gene encoding chitin deacetylase 1: MSFRQKTLLCVILIIVTVQCQKNKKDEDKKDEEFTCPEGQGNGNFADPATCRRFYQCVDGYPYLNRCPSGLHFDDISKFCTFKNEARCGPIAATPPPVTDPPTDLAERCDTANCQLPYCFCSRDGTLIPGGLQPEETPQMIIMTFDGAINHNNFDHYQKIFTQDRLNPNNCPLKGTFFISHEYCNYNMVQSLAHDGHEIATETISLQKGLEDKGYEEWVGEMIGMREILKHFSNISANEIVGMRGPYLKPGRNTQYKVLEDFGYIYDSSIGISPLKTPIWPYTLDYKIPHECKAGTCPTKSFPGVWELPLNAHYVESYEGGHCPYLDQCVLHNHDPEEVFDWLQEDFNRYYEQNRAPYMMPFHTNWFQIKELERGLSKFLDWAVTLPDVYFVTATQALTWITDPKPVKSLNNFEGWSCKKKENIPGPPCNNPNKCALDFKPPESNFTTTRYLETCRECPYKYPWLGDAKGTGLYNDNYNPEKK, from the exons atgtCGTTTCGACAAAAGACGCTTTTATGCGTCATCTTGATTATCGTCACAG TACAatgtcaaaaaaataaaaaggatgaagataaaaaagatgaagaattcACATGCCCGGAAGGTCAGGGAAATGGAAATTTCGCTGATCCTGCAACCTGTAGAAGATTTTATCAg TGTGTAGATGGATATCCGTACTTAAATAGGTGTCCTTCGGGATTACACTTTGATGATATTAGCAAATTTTGCACCTTCAAAAATGAAGCCCGTTGTGGACCTATTGCTGCGA ctCCACCTCCGGTAACGGATCCTCCAACGGATCTTGCAGAGAGATGTGATACAGCAAACTGTCAGCTTCCATACTGCTTCTGTTCACGCGATGGAACGCTTATACCCGGTGGTCTTCAACCGGAGGAG acgccacaaatgataataatgacatttgATGGAGcgataaatcataataattttgatcattATCAAAAGATTTTTACACAAGATCGATTAAATCCAAACAACTGTCCATTGAAAGGTACCTTTTTCATCTCTCATgagtattgtaattataatatggtACAAAGTCTAGCGCACGATGGTCATGAAATAGCTACGGAAACAATATC acTTCAAAAAGGATTAGAAGATAAAGGTTACGAAGAATGGGTCGGTGAAATGATTGGAATGCGAGAAATCCTAAAGCATTTTAGTAATATTTCAGCAAATGAAATCGTTGGTATGAGAGGACCTTATTTGAAACCTGGTCGAAATACTCAATATAAAGTATTAGAAGATTTtggttatatatatgatagtaGTATTGGAATTTCACCTCTAAAAACACCTATATGGCCATATACTCTCGATTACAAAATACCTCATGAATGTAAAGCTGGTACTTGTCCCACTAAATCATTTCCAG gaGTATGGGAATTACCTCTAAATGCACATTATGTTGAGAGTTATGAAGGTGGACATTGTCCTTATCTAGATCAATGTGTCTTACATAATCATGATCCTGAAGAAGTATTTGATTGGTTGCAAGAAGACTTCAACAGATATTATGAACAAAATAGAGCACCGTATATGATGCCATTTCATACTAATTGGTTTCAAATAAAGGAACTTGAAAGAGGACTTTCTAAATTTCTTGATTGGGCAGTGACATT accAGATGTTTACTTTGTGACTGCCACACAAGCATTAACTTGGATAACTGATCCAAAACCAGttaaatctttaaataattttgaaggTTGGTcatgtaagaaaaaagaaaatattcctgGACCACCTTGTAATAATCCAAATAAATGTGCTTTGGACTTTAAGCCTCCAGAATCCAACTTCACTACAACTAG gTATTTGGAAACATGTAGAGAATGTCCTTATAAATACCCCTGGTTGGGAGACGCAAAAGGTACTGGATtatacaacgataattataatcctgaaaaaaagtaa